Part of the Candidatus Cloacimonadota bacterium genome is shown below.
AGCAGGGTCCCATGTATCTCTGGTATCCTGACGGCGCTCCTCAGATGAGTGCCAACTACCGCCAGGGCCGGCTTAACGGACGTTTTCTGGGTTGGTACCGGCACGGAGGCGTGATTTACGACATGGTCATCAACCAAGGTGGCTTTGCCGGAGATTACCTCAGCCGTGAGGACAGCCAGGAAAGCGACGATTTCTTCGAGCCTGAGGGCGACGCCAACGAATCCGGTGACGGGAATTGAGTTCGGACAATAGAAGCAGCGGCTTGAAGCGTAGTTTCAGCATGTTTAATTCCTTTTGGCGCAAGAAACAAGTTGTCTGAAGCAGAAAAAGGTTGACGCGGTTCTGCCTTGGGGAATTGTGGCTCAGATCTTCAATGGAACTCAAACCAACTTCCTGCTGCGAGTTTCCGAACGTTGCGGTGAAGATATAGGTTGGATTGAGTTCTGTCTTTTTGTATTTTTCTCAATTCCCCGGCACCATTCTGCAGAAATATTGGAAAACAGGAAGCTGTACCTGCCGATTTGGGAAACATTGATAATACATCCCGGAGTCAGTAGCCGGGCAAGGACAGATATATGAAAAAGAGCAGTCTTAAAAACGTGCATTCGTTCCTTGAACTAAAAGAGGCGAGCACCAAGATCACAATGGTAACGGCCTACGATTATTCGATGGCGCGTTGCGCGGCGGCCAGTGAGATCGACATCATACTGGTTGGCGACAGCCTGGGAATGGTGGTTCTGGGCTATGAAAACACGCTGAAGGTAACTATGGACGACATGGTCAGCCACACCGCCGCAGTGCGCCGGGGAGCGCCGCAATCCTTTGTGATCGCGGACCTTCCCTACATGAGCTACCATTTGGGATTGGACGACACCAAGGCCAACGCTGCCGCCCTGATCATTGAAGGCGGCGCGGATGCCGTGAAGCTGGAAGGGGGTTCGGAAGAGCGGTTGGAAGCCATAGCTGCCATCCTGGAATGCGAAATCCCCGTCTGTGCCCACATTGGCCTAACTCCGCAAAGCGTGCGCCGCTTCGGAGGTTTCAGGGTGCAGGGCAAATCCCCCGAAGCCCATGAAACCTTGCTGCGCCAGGCCCTGGCCCTGGAAAAGGCAGGCGTCTTCATGCTGGTGCTGGAAGGCATCCCTGAAGGCTTGGGCAAAGAAATATCCAAAAACGTATCCATCCCCACCATTGGCATTGGCGCGGGACGTTACACCGACGGCCAGGTGCTTGTTTATCACGACCTGCTGGGCCATTCTGACCTGCAGCCAAAGTTTGTTCGATCCTATGCCAGCCTGGACGAGACCATCACTTCAGCCCTGAATAAGTATTGCGCCGAGGTGCGTTCCGGCGCCTTCCCCGGCGAGGAAAACGTTTACTACCCAATTTCAGAATCATAAGGACTAAAATAGATGATTGCAAAATATGAACATCTTGAAACCATGACCCCGGCCGAAAAATTCTCCGCCGTGGCAAACCTCAAGGAAAAGCTGGAGGAAAACTTCGTCAGCCTCGGCCAGTTGTTATCGGAAATCAAGCGCAGCAAGATCTTCCGCATGAAAGGATACGAGTCTTTCAAAGACTTTGTGGAATCCGAATACAGCCTCAGCGGTTCCCTGGCCGGCAAGCTGGCGGCAGTGTTTGACGTTTTTATCGATGAGATGGACGTTGACGAGGGCACCATCCGCGAAATCGGTTTCGACCGTCTCCAGATGATCCAGCCCCTGGTGCGGAAAGCTGACTGGGCCTTGCGCGACGAATGGGTGCAAAAAGCTGAGGAAATGCCCACCAAAGACCTGCGCAATCACATCAAAGAGCTCAAAAAGGAAGAAAAGGAAAAGGAAATTGATCCCAAAAAAGTGTTCATCGACCAGTATCTGGAACGGATGACCGGCATTCTCAACTGCTCCAGAACTGAACTCAACTACAAGCTGGCCCTGTTTTTTCAGGACGCCGACCCCGAACACGTGAAAAACGTGGTCCGCGAACGCCAGCGCAGTTTCGAAAATGAACTCAACAAGGAGGAATCCCCATGAAACGTGCCAAGCAAATGAAAATCCTCTGGGTCGATGACGAAATCGATCTTCTGCAGCCCTTCGTGCTTTTTCTGGAAGAACGCAATTACCTGGTGGATACCTGCAACAATGGTAATGACGCCATCGACAAGGCGCTTGAAAATAAATACGATCTGGTGATCATGGACGAGATGATGCCCGGCCTGGATGGGCTCGCCACCCTGCAGGAGATCAAACGTGTAAATCCCTCCCTCCCGATCATTATGGTCACCAAAAGCGAGGAAGAAGGATTGATGGACAAGGCAATCGCCTCGCAGATAGCCGATTACCTGATCAAGCCCATCAACCCCAACCAGATCATCATGGCCATCAAAAAGATCTTCCAGGCCGACCAGATACGCGCCAACCAAATCGGCGAACAGTACACCCGTTACATCGCCCAGCTCAACCAGCGCCTCTTCGACAACCCCGGCTGGGAAGACTGGGCCAGCATCTACCGTGAAATGGCCTATTGGGAGATACAGATCGACGAAGTTAACGACGATGGGCTTCGCCAGACCCATTTTTTGGAAAAACGCAATTGCAACACCGAATTCACCAACTACGTGGAACGCAATTACCGCGACTGGCTACAAACAGATGACCGTCCAAACCTTTCATTCGACCTGGTTTCCCAGTACGTCGCGCCCCACTTTGAAACCCGCGTGCCGGTCTATTTCATCATCATAGATTGCATGCGCCTCGACCAGTATCTGTCCATCCAGCCATATATCAAGGAACTCTTCGACGAAGAGCTTGACTTCTATTACTCCATCCTGCCAACAGCCACGCCCTACAGCCGCAATTCCATTTTCAGCGGCCTGCCGCCGCAGGACATCGCCAAACGCTTCCCTGAATACTGGGTGGGCAGCGGCGAAATGGACAATTCCCGCAACCGCAACGAACACCAACTGCTCGATGAGCATATCGCCGAACTTGGCTACAACCTTGATCCCAGCTCCAAATACGTAAAGATCTTCAATATGGATGAAGGCAACTTTGTGCTTCGCAAGATCGAGACCTGGAACAAGGAAAAACTGGTGGTGCTGGTTTACAACTTCCTCGACCTGCTGGCACACCACCGTTCCCGCGACCAAATCCTCCAGGAAACCATCCCCCACGAGGAAGGCCTGCGCGCCTTCACCAAACACTGGTTCCTGCATTCCGCGCTCTACGAGGCATTGAAGCTGATCGCCAAACAGGATGCCATCTGCGTTATCAGCACCGACCACGGCTCCATCAAGGTTAACCGCGCCACCCAGGTTATCGGAGACCGCGACACCTCCATCACCGTGCGCTACAAGGAAGGCAAGAACCTCAGCGCCAACGACCGCCACGCCATCTATGTGAAAAAACCCTCCGAATACGGGCTGCCGATCAAGAGCATAGTGGACAACTTCATCTTTGCCAAGGACGACTATTATTTCGTCTATCCCAATTCCTACCACCAATATCAAAGGCAATACAACGGCACCTTCCAGCACGGCGGCGTTTCCATGGAGGAAATGATCCTGCCTGTGGCAACCTGCCGGAGCAAACGCCTTAAAATCTGATTGACGCGCGTCCCGCTGAGAATCACCCTGTCTTCAAGATTAAGCCTGATGATTGTCCCAAAAGATGCCCGCAGGCTCTTTTGGGACTTTCTTTTCTGAAAATATGCGGTCAAAACCTTCTCCGTCCCTCAAGAAAACCGCGATTGGATCCTTCACCGCCAACAGGCTTTCTTATGTTTCAAAATGATATATGGAGCCACCTGTGACCAAACCCAAAACCATCAAACTTGATTCAGAGCAGGACACCCGGGACCTGGCAGCCTTCATCGCCCCGCTGCTGCGGCCTGGCGACGTGATTTGCCTGTATGGAGACCTCGGCTCCGGCAAGACCTTTTTCGCCCGCGCCCTGGCAGCGAAGCTTGGAATCACCGATCTGGTTGACAGTCCATCGTTTGTGCTGTTCAAAGAGTATTCTGGCGGCAAGTTTCCATTCTATCATCTTGACCTTTACCGGCTGAAAAATAAAGCCGAGTTCCTCGATTTGGGCATAACCGACCTCATCGATTCCGGCGTAACCCTGATCGAATGGCCGGAATTGGCGGCGAGGTACCTTCCGGACAGAATTATGAATCTTTCCCTGCGCTTCGTTTTCGAAGGCCGGCAAAGGTCAGTGGAAATAATTGCCAAGGGCCGTTTTTCGGATTATTTTGTTTAACAATAACGTCATTTGGAGGCTCAGATGAGTTTCAACCCTCTCTGGATAGCTCTTGTCGCCATCGTTGTGATGGCCGTTTGGGAAGCCATGGGCAAAGACAAATCCCCGCACCGGGGCTGGCTGATGGCCGGCGTCTGTTTTGTGCTGGGACTGGCTGTCTTTGGATATTTCCACATGGAAAGCCGGCTAGAAAACGACAACCTGCAGGTAGTGGGTTATGCCAGCAAAACCTTTGAAAGCGACCTCGTGAAGTGGACCCTCTCCATGCAAAAAAACACCGGTGTGGACGGGCTGATGCAAACCTATACCAGCCTCAACCGCGATGTGAACGACTTCAAGGCGTTGCTGCTTTCCAAAGGCCTCACCGCCAAGGACATCAACATCCAGCCACCTACCAGCGCACCGCATTACGACAACGACGGCAACATGACCGGCTACAGCGTGGACCAGATGCTCTATGTTATCAGCAACGACATACACAAGGTTGAGGAAATCGCCCTCGATCCGGAGTTCTTTGCCGAACGCTCCATCGTGCTGCAGCAGTCGAACTTGGAATATCTCTATTCCAAGCTGCCCGAACTCAAGAAGGAGATGATCGGCGCCGCCACAGCCGATGCCATGGACCGCGCCAAAGAGATCGTGGGCGCCACCAAAGCCAGGCTGGGCAAGCTCAGCAGCGCCCGAAGCGGCGTGTTCCAGATCACCGAGCCCTACTCCACCGATGTTTCGGACTACGGCTATTACAACACCGACACCCGCACCAAAAGCATATCGGTGACCGTCACCACAAAATTCCGCCTCTGATCCCCTTTGATCATTGCATTATCCATACGGAATCGTTACTGATGAAGACCGTAATGATTCCGTATGGTTCTTTTCGTGTTGGGTTGGCATAGCCTTCCGGGCTGCCCCCTGCTTGGGTGCCCACACCCACTTGATTGGAAAGAGAACCTTAACTGCTTGGCCACCGCAATGTCCTGCCAGTCAGGCCCTGAACGCTCGCTTCCATCGCTCTCCCACGCCCCGCGCATGATACTCGCATCAAATGCGGGCATTGTGCGGGAGGCGAGTCCGGGACACTCGACAGGGCCTTAACGGCGAGCTGACATTGCTTCGCTTGTTCGCGGGGAGCCTTGCGCTGGGGTAACGGCAGCCGCGGCAACTCCTGCGCAACATGAGCCATCCTGTTGATGCTGTAATGATGGGGAGAGCCGCTCCTAAAATGGAATAAGAATTGCATTAATTGAAAACTACCAAAATGTTTGGAGACCAATAATGAGAAAACTGCTGATTGCAGCGTTGCTTGTCTTTGTGGCCGCGCTCTGGGCCCAGGGCGGGACTTTGCCGGAATGCTACTACACCTATGCTCAGATCTCGCAGATGCTGATCGATCATCAAACCCAGCATCCGGACATCGCCAAAATAGTGCAGATAGGTTTCTCTCAGCAGGATCATCTGCCGATATACGCCATGCGCATTTCCGACAACGTTGACCAGGACGAGGAGGAGCCGGCGCTGCTCTTTGTGGGGCAAGTGCACGCGGAGGAAGTTCTGGGCGTGCAAATCACGATGAACAACATTGCCGAAATTCTGGCCAATCGCGACCAGATGCCCTATATGCAGTGGATCAACTTTCTGGACATGTGGTTCGTGCCCACATTAAATCCCGAGGGGCATAACGTTGTAACAGCCAATCTCGACACCTCATATCGCAAGAACAAGCGGGACAACAATATGAACGGGGTCTTCGATTACACTGTCCTGGTGGGTTATGACGTCGACGGAGTCGATATTAATCGTAACTTCGATTTCAACTGGTGCCATGGCGACACGCTTTTGCAACCGCCCACGGTTGACCAGATCGAACCTTATGACTATTATAGGGGGCCCGGAGAGATGAGCGAAAGCGAAATCCAGGCAATAAAAAACCTCTGTGACCAATATCCCTTTGTTTACTCAATTTGTTGGCATTCCTCCCGCAGGGGCACCCTCAGCGAGAAATGCTATGTTCCTTTCAACTGGAAGAACGTGCGCCCCTCCCCGGACTTTAATTTTGCCCAAACAATCTGTTCCGGAGTCGCCAACCAGATAGTCAATGAGGCTGGAACGGGCACTTATGACGCGTTTCCCAATCTCAGCCGTAAAGGAGCGTTTCACGATTGGATGTACAAGCAGTATGGCACCTTCCAGATTCTGATCGAATGCGGGACCGCGAATCTCCAACCCAACGAAGCGCTGATGCAAAACACCGTCCAGCGTTGCCGGAACGCTGTTTACTGGATGCTGAACCGCACTTTGCCCTATTCCCAGGCCGTTCCTTCCAGTTCCATGCTCACCGGAAACATCAGCGATGCCGTTACCGGCGCGCCCCTGGAAGCCGAAATAATCGTGGAAGGATTTCACGCGCCCTGGTTCGTGCCCCGCACTTCAAATCCTGGTACAGGCAGGTTTTACAAGCCGTTGTCAACCGGAACCTACAACCTCCGCTTCCGCAAAAAGGGCTATTGGGACACCGTGATCCCGAACCAGATGGTTTACAACAACAACTGGACCCAGATCCAGGTGCAGATGCAGCCGCGCGAGCCAGCCAGCCTAAGCGGCAGGGTGCTAAGCGGCGGAGCCGACATCGCTGCCCAGATCGTTATCGGGGATGTTTTCCCGGACACCCTGGCGGTGAACGGACACTTTGTTTATAATGGTTTTGAGGGCGAATATCCCGTGCGGGTTTACGCCGAGGGCTACTATCCCTGGCTGGGCACAGTGGAACTTTCTCCCGGCGTGAACAACCTTCTGCTGGAACTCAGCCCCGCCGAAGTGCTATTTGCTGAAGACTGGGAATCCGGCACTGACGGTTGGACCATCGAAGGTCCGTGGGTACTGCAAAACGAGCTTTCGTCCGCTGGTTACGCCATCACCGACAGTTGGGGCGGAAACGGATTCTACGCCGTCAACTGTGATGTCTGGATAAAGCCCACACATCGGCTTACCTTGCCTTCTGGAACCTCTGCCATGCTTACTTTCGATTCCCATCTCTACACCGAGTGGAATTTCGATCCGGTGACGGTGGAAACCTCAACCGACAACCTCAACTGGACGGTTTGGTGGACGAAATCCGGCCGCCACGATCATTTTAGCAAAGAACTTGTTCCGCTGGACGCCCTTGCCGGGCAAAGCTTCTGGCTGCGCTTTCGCCTCGTGGATCAGTCAACCCACATTGAACTTACAGACCCGGGTTGGACCCTCGACAATATCAGGCTGATCTGCGGAACTTCCACCTCAGCCCAGGACCCCGGACTGCCGGGATTGCCGCAAACCGCGCTGTATCAGAACTATCCCAATCCCTTCAACCCCAAAACCACCATCCGCTACAGCCTCGCCGTGCCGAACGAGGTGCGCCTCGGTATCTACAACCTGAAAGGGCAGTTGGTGAAGGAACTGGTGAGGGAACATCTGCCCGCAGGTGACCATCAGAGCGTCTGGGATGGCAGCGACAGCGCCGGAAAGCAGGTGGGAAGCGGAATATACCTCTACAGACTGCAGAGCGGGGATTACAGTAAAACCCTGAAAATGATCCTGGTCAAATAGGCGTCAGCGGCTGCGGACCAGCCTGAAGCCCACATAAGGCAAACCTTTGTTGGGATTGCCCTTGTCGCGGTAGAGGATGCCCAGGTTGGTGCCGATCCCGTTTTTCACGCTGCCGCCGCGGATCACCTTCTGACTACCGCTGGACGGGCCCCGGGGATTGTTGAACTCCAACAGTTTGCTTGGGTATTTGGCATCATACCAGTCCCAGCACCATTCCGCCACATTGCCGCTCATGTCATAAATACCGTAGGAGTTGGCTTTCTTTCCGCCGCCGACGCGGTAGCGAAGCTTGCTGTTGTCATAATGCCAGGCAACGTCGTTGGCATCGTCTGACCCGCTGTAATCCAGCAATGTCCCGGCTTTGGCGGCCATTTCCCATTCGGCTTCAGTGGGCAGGCGGTAACCATTTGCCGAAAAGTTGCAGGTCACAGACGCAGCCCCGCCAGTTATACTGTAGGCCAGTTGTAGCCCTTCTCTTTCGCTGCGGGCGTTGCAATATCGGATGATGTCTATCCAGCTAACGTTCTCCACCGGCAGATTGCCTGCCCGGGTGCCATAAAGATAGGGCGTGGACATGAATTCTTCCCACTCGCTTTGGGTAACTTCATATTTTCCTATCCAGAAACCGTCCTGGGAGGTGTTGGAATTGGGATTGTCCTTCAGCCGGCCAAAGCCAAAAATTCCGCCCGGAACGCGCACGAATTTGCTGGCGTCTG
Proteins encoded:
- a CDS encoding SIMPL domain-containing protein (The SIMPL domain is named for its presence in mouse protein SIMPL (signalling molecule that associates with mouse pelle-like kinase). Bacterial member BP26, from Brucella, was shown to assemble into a channel-like structure, while YggE from E. coli has been associated with resistance to oxidative stress.), which codes for MSFNPLWIALVAIVVMAVWEAMGKDKSPHRGWLMAGVCFVLGLAVFGYFHMESRLENDNLQVVGYASKTFESDLVKWTLSMQKNTGVDGLMQTYTSLNRDVNDFKALLLSKGLTAKDINIQPPTSAPHYDNDGNMTGYSVDQMLYVISNDIHKVEEIALDPEFFAERSIVLQQSNLEYLYSKLPELKKEMIGAATADAMDRAKEIVGATKARLGKLSSARSGVFQITEPYSTDVSDYGYYNTDTRTKSISVTVTTKFRL
- the panB gene encoding 3-methyl-2-oxobutanoate hydroxymethyltransferase yields the protein MKKSSLKNVHSFLELKEASTKITMVTAYDYSMARCAAASEIDIILVGDSLGMVVLGYENTLKVTMDDMVSHTAAVRRGAPQSFVIADLPYMSYHLGLDDTKANAAALIIEGGADAVKLEGGSEERLEAIAAILECEIPVCAHIGLTPQSVRRFGGFRVQGKSPEAHETLLRQALALEKAGVFMLVLEGIPEGLGKEISKNVSIPTIGIGAGRYTDGQVLVYHDLLGHSDLQPKFVRSYASLDETITSALNKYCAEVRSGAFPGEENVYYPISES
- a CDS encoding formylglycine-generating enzyme family protein produces the protein MNLPGEQTYQTPGTKPARTAPPPDASKFVRVPGGIFGFGRLKDNPNSNTSQDGFWIGKYEVTQSEWEEFMSTPYLYGTRAGNLPVENVSWIDIIRYCNARSEREGLQLAYSITGGAASVTCNFSANGYRLPTEAEWEMAAKAGTLLDYSGSDDANDVAWHYDNSKLRYRVGGGKKANSYGIYDMSGNVAEWCWDWYDAKYPSKLLEFNNPRGPSSGSQKVIRGGSVKNGIGTNLGILYRDKGNPNKGLPYVGFRLVRSR
- a CDS encoding T9SS type A sorting domain-containing protein, which encodes MRKLLIAALLVFVAALWAQGGTLPECYYTYAQISQMLIDHQTQHPDIAKIVQIGFSQQDHLPIYAMRISDNVDQDEEEPALLFVGQVHAEEVLGVQITMNNIAEILANRDQMPYMQWINFLDMWFVPTLNPEGHNVVTANLDTSYRKNKRDNNMNGVFDYTVLVGYDVDGVDINRNFDFNWCHGDTLLQPPTVDQIEPYDYYRGPGEMSESEIQAIKNLCDQYPFVYSICWHSSRRGTLSEKCYVPFNWKNVRPSPDFNFAQTICSGVANQIVNEAGTGTYDAFPNLSRKGAFHDWMYKQYGTFQILIECGTANLQPNEALMQNTVQRCRNAVYWMLNRTLPYSQAVPSSSMLTGNISDAVTGAPLEAEIIVEGFHAPWFVPRTSNPGTGRFYKPLSTGTYNLRFRKKGYWDTVIPNQMVYNNNWTQIQVQMQPREPASLSGRVLSGGADIAAQIVIGDVFPDTLAVNGHFVYNGFEGEYPVRVYAEGYYPWLGTVELSPGVNNLLLELSPAEVLFAEDWESGTDGWTIEGPWVLQNELSSAGYAITDSWGGNGFYAVNCDVWIKPTHRLTLPSGTSAMLTFDSHLYTEWNFDPVTVETSTDNLNWTVWWTKSGRHDHFSKELVPLDALAGQSFWLRFRLVDQSTHIELTDPGWTLDNIRLICGTSTSAQDPGLPGLPQTALYQNYPNPFNPKTTIRYSLAVPNEVRLGIYNLKGQLVKELVREHLPAGDHQSVWDGSDSAGKQVGSGIYLYRLQSGDYSKTLKMILVK
- the tsaE gene encoding tRNA (adenosine(37)-N6)-threonylcarbamoyltransferase complex ATPase subunit type 1 TsaE, with translation MEPPVTKPKTIKLDSEQDTRDLAAFIAPLLRPGDVICLYGDLGSGKTFFARALAAKLGITDLVDSPSFVLFKEYSGGKFPFYHLDLYRLKNKAEFLDLGITDLIDSGVTLIEWPELAARYLPDRIMNLSLRFVFEGRQRSVEIIAKGRFSDYFV
- a CDS encoding bifunctional response regulator/alkaline phosphatase family protein; translation: MKRAKQMKILWVDDEIDLLQPFVLFLEERNYLVDTCNNGNDAIDKALENKYDLVIMDEMMPGLDGLATLQEIKRVNPSLPIIMVTKSEEEGLMDKAIASQIADYLIKPINPNQIIMAIKKIFQADQIRANQIGEQYTRYIAQLNQRLFDNPGWEDWASIYREMAYWEIQIDEVNDDGLRQTHFLEKRNCNTEFTNYVERNYRDWLQTDDRPNLSFDLVSQYVAPHFETRVPVYFIIIDCMRLDQYLSIQPYIKELFDEELDFYYSILPTATPYSRNSIFSGLPPQDIAKRFPEYWVGSGEMDNSRNRNEHQLLDEHIAELGYNLDPSSKYVKIFNMDEGNFVLRKIETWNKEKLVVLVYNFLDLLAHHRSRDQILQETIPHEEGLRAFTKHWFLHSALYEALKLIAKQDAICVISTDHGSIKVNRATQVIGDRDTSITVRYKEGKNLSANDRHAIYVKKPSEYGLPIKSIVDNFIFAKDDYYFVYPNSYHQYQRQYNGTFQHGGVSMEEMILPVATCRSKRLKI